In the Ictalurus punctatus breed USDA103 chromosome 7, Coco_2.0, whole genome shotgun sequence genome, one interval contains:
- the LOC108268304 gene encoding C-C motif chemokine 3-like 1 — protein sequence MVSRSLLLVLLVLLGLTCLQSFTTAHNGHGPSKCCFNYQTHPIPVTFITAYEETEHQCTKPGVIFTLNLGRRLCADPGVEWVKNITEIIDRRFFT from the exons atGGTCTCTCGTTCTCTCCTGCTGGTTCTGCTGGTTCTGCTGGGTCTCACCTGCCTTCAGTCCTTCACAACAGCCCACA ATGGACATGGACCAAGTAAGTGCTGTTTCAATTACCAGACACATCCAATCCCTGTAACATTCATTACAGCGTATGAAGAAACAGAGCATCAGTGTACAAAACCTGGAGTCAT CTTTACCCTAAATCTCGGCCGTCGTTTGTGTGCAGACCCCGGCGTCGAGTGGGTGAAGAACATCACGGAAATAATTGACCGGCGCTTTTTTACCTGA
- the LOC108268303 gene encoding C-C motif chemokine 3-like 1 isoform X3, which yields MVSRSLLLVLLVLLGLTCLQSFTTAHNGHGPGQCCFNYQTHPIPAKYITAYEETEHQCTKPGVIFTLNKGRRVCADPGVEWVKNIMEIIDRRLFT from the exons atGGTCTCTCGTTCTCTCCTGCTGGTTCTGCTGGTTCTGCTGGGTCTCACCTGCCTTCAGTCCTTCACAACAGCCCACA ATGGACATGGACCAGGACAGTGCTGTTTCAATTACCAGACACATCCAATCCCTGCAAAATATATTACAGCGTATGAAGAAACAGAGCATCAGTGTACAAAACCTGGAGTCAT CTTTACCCTAAATAAAGGTCGTCGTGTGTGTGCAGACCCCGGCGTCGAGTGGGTGAAGAACATCATGGAAATAATTGACCGGCGCCTTTTTACCTGA
- the LOC108268303 gene encoding C-C motif chemokine 3 isoform X1, which yields MSSGSLLLVLLVLGCLQSFTEANNAKTPEQCCFKFQTNKIPLRLIKGYKETRLDCTKAGIVFILNNGRRVCADPGLLFTLNKGRRVCADPGVEWVKNIMEIIDRRLFT from the exons ATGTCCTCCGGTTCTCTCCTGCTGGTTCTGCTGGTTCTGGGCTgccttcagtccttcacagAGGCCAATA ATGCAAAAACACCAGAACAATGCTGTTTCAAATTCCAGACGAATAAAATCCCTCTACGACTGATTAAGGGGTATAAAGAAACTCGGCTTGACTGTACAAAAGCTGGAATCGT GTTTATCCTAAACAATGGTCGTCGTGTGTGTGCAGACCCTGGACTTCT CTTTACCCTAAATAAAGGTCGTCGTGTGTGTGCAGACCCCGGCGTCGAGTGGGTGAAGAACATCATGGAAATAATTGACCGGCGCCTTTTTACCTGA
- the LOC108268303 gene encoding C-C motif chemokine 3 isoform X2, with the protein MSSGSLLLVLLVLGCLQSFTEANNAKTPEQCCFKFQTNKIPLRLIKGYKETRLDCTKAGIVFILNNGRRVCADPGLLWVKNHMKNIDLRFFSELIQPQSSR; encoded by the exons ATGTCCTCCGGTTCTCTCCTGCTGGTTCTGCTGGTTCTGGGCTgccttcagtccttcacagAGGCCAATA ATGCAAAAACACCAGAACAATGCTGTTTCAAATTCCAGACGAATAAAATCCCTCTACGACTGATTAAGGGGTATAAAGAAACTCGGCTTGACTGTACAAAAGCTGGAATCGT GTTTATCCTAAACAATGGTCGTCGTGTGTGTGCAGACCCTGGACTTCTGTGGGTGAAGAATCACATGAAGAATATTGACCTGCGCTTTTTTTCAGAGCTGATCCAACCTCAATCGAGCCGTTAA